Proteins encoded together in one Catellatospora citrea window:
- a CDS encoding glycosyltransferase family 4 protein produces MKVVVAHNRYRSELPSGENVIVDLEMAQLEAAGLTVLPFLRSSDDIPSLTAAQKVLLPISPIWAPSAQKDLARLLREQRPDVLHLHNPYPLLSPWVVRTAHAHGVPVVQTVHNYRQVCAPGLYFRDGHACHECRGRAFALPAIKHKCYRGSTAQSAIMATTLAVHRSTWRSVDRYIALTEAIADHLRDYGITDGQITVKPNAVEDPGPPPAAGDGLLFAARLSPEKGLGLLLDAWRRHPDGALGRLRIAGDGELRPLAEQVAAERADVEYLGPLDRMGVRAALRTSAMVAVPSTWHDVLPTAILEALANGRPVLGTNLGGIPYLIGDAGFAVPPTVDDWAAALPDALKAAPTLTDVARRRYLDTFHPDVVTSQLIDVYTSLRPRR; encoded by the coding sequence TTGAAGGTCGTCGTCGCCCACAATCGGTACCGCTCCGAGCTGCCCTCGGGCGAGAACGTCATCGTCGACCTCGAGATGGCGCAGCTGGAGGCGGCCGGGCTCACCGTGCTGCCGTTCCTGCGCAGCTCGGACGACATCCCGTCGCTGACGGCCGCGCAGAAGGTGCTGCTGCCGATCTCCCCGATCTGGGCGCCGTCCGCGCAGAAGGACCTGGCCCGGCTGCTCCGCGAACAGCGCCCGGACGTGCTGCACCTGCACAACCCGTACCCGCTGCTCTCGCCCTGGGTGGTGCGCACCGCGCACGCGCACGGCGTGCCGGTGGTGCAGACGGTGCACAACTACCGCCAGGTGTGCGCGCCCGGCCTGTACTTCCGCGACGGCCACGCCTGCCACGAGTGCCGGGGCAGGGCGTTCGCGCTGCCCGCGATCAAGCACAAGTGCTACCGCGGGTCCACCGCGCAGAGCGCGATCATGGCGACCACGCTGGCGGTGCACCGGTCCACCTGGCGCTCGGTCGACCGCTACATCGCGCTGACCGAGGCCATCGCCGACCACCTGCGCGACTACGGCATCACCGACGGCCAGATCACGGTCAAGCCGAACGCGGTCGAGGACCCGGGCCCGCCCCCGGCGGCCGGTGACGGCCTGCTCTTCGCGGCCCGGCTGTCCCCGGAGAAGGGGCTGGGCCTGCTGCTGGACGCGTGGCGGCGGCACCCCGACGGGGCCCTGGGCCGGTTGCGGATCGCCGGGGACGGCGAGCTTCGCCCGCTGGCCGAGCAGGTGGCCGCCGAGCGCGCCGACGTCGAATACCTCGGCCCGCTGGACCGCATGGGGGTCCGCGCCGCGCTGCGTACCTCGGCCATGGTCGCCGTGCCCTCTACCTGGCACGACGTGCTGCCGACCGCGATCCTGGAGGCGCTGGCGAACGGCCGGCCGGTGCTCGGCACCAACCTCGGCGGCATCCCGTACCTGATCGGCGACGCCGGGTTCGCGGTCCCGCCCACCGTCGACGACTGGGCCGCCGCCCTGCCCGACGCCCTCAAGGCCGCCCCCACCCTCACCGACGTGGCCCGCCGCCGCTACCTCGACACCTTCCACCCCGACGTGGTCACATCCCAACTCATCGACGTCTACACGTCCCTGCGCCCCCGCCGCTGA
- a CDS encoding CDP-alcohol phosphatidyltransferase family protein codes for MPSTDTLTTPRPRVADFYAVNRGGGLFSEAFSQRLGAVFALVAARTGLKPTHLTLLNLVLGIAVSVVLVLRAQDGTAAITPLYGLLALLGWQVAYSLDCADGQLARVTRQGSPAGARIDILCDVASQILLVTALVAVARPPLWLGALFAGSWMVNLVTSVLASAGDANSMVTSTSLPVRIVKLIRDYGAVIFVAGLVLTLAPALTIWFVAAFTVVNFGFLLASITFTARTALRG; via the coding sequence ATGCCGTCCACTGACACGCTGACCACGCCCCGTCCCCGGGTCGCCGACTTCTACGCGGTGAACCGGGGCGGCGGGCTGTTCTCCGAGGCGTTCAGCCAGCGCCTCGGCGCGGTGTTCGCGCTGGTCGCGGCCCGCACCGGGCTCAAGCCGACGCACCTGACCCTGCTCAACCTGGTGCTCGGCATCGCCGTGTCGGTGGTCCTGGTGCTGCGCGCGCAGGACGGCACGGCCGCCATCACCCCGCTGTACGGCCTGCTCGCGCTGCTCGGCTGGCAGGTGGCGTACTCGCTGGACTGCGCCGACGGACAGCTGGCCCGGGTGACCCGCCAGGGCAGCCCCGCAGGCGCTCGCATCGACATCCTGTGCGACGTGGCTTCGCAGATCCTGCTGGTCACCGCGCTGGTGGCGGTGGCCCGGCCGCCGCTGTGGCTGGGCGCGCTGTTCGCCGGCTCCTGGATGGTCAACCTCGTCACCAGCGTGCTGGCCAGCGCGGGCGACGCGAACTCGATGGTCACCTCGACGTCGCTGCCCGTGCGCATCGTGAAGCTGATCCGCGACTACGGCGCGGTCATCTTCGTCGCCGGCCTGGTGCTGACCCTGGCCCCGGCCCTGACGATCTGGTTCGTCGCCGCGTTCACCGTGGTCAACTTCGGCTTCCTCCTGGCCAGCATCACCTTCACGGCCCGCACGGCGCTCCGTGGCTGA
- a CDS encoding IS30 family transposase, translated as MHAEREAYLSLVAQGVGTSEACRAVGVNRATGYRWRHGRTSDNGGQQTTQRSAARRGVSARYLSIDERITLADLLREGASLRTIAASMGRSPSTLSREVARNSHPETGYRPHAAHDRAEQRRPRPKTGKIEASPVLRALIEAMLERRCSPEQISRRLRRDFPDRDELHVTHETIYQALYVQGRGALRRELTTALRTGRALRRPRRQPDQRQSRFTTPMIMISDRPAEADDRAVPGHWEGDLVIGKDNGSAIGTLVERATRYVLLVHLPDGRTAAHVRDGLLATIATLPNHLKRSLTWDQGAEMALHHQFATIADMPVYFCEPHSPWQRGSNENTNGLLRQYFPKGTDLSTHSAEHLAAVAAELNSRPRKTLGWDTPAERFAKLLSTTN; from the coding sequence CTGCACGCTGAGCGTGAGGCGTACCTGTCTCTCGTTGCTCAGGGCGTGGGCACGAGCGAGGCCTGTCGGGCCGTGGGAGTCAACCGCGCCACCGGTTACCGGTGGCGGCATGGCAGAACCAGCGACAACGGCGGGCAGCAGACCACACAGCGGTCTGCTGCCCGCCGTGGCGTATCCGCGCGGTATCTGTCGATCGACGAGCGGATCACCCTTGCCGACCTGCTGCGCGAAGGGGCCAGCCTGCGGACGATCGCCGCGTCGATGGGACGAAGCCCGTCGACGCTGAGCCGAGAAGTCGCCCGCAACAGCCACCCCGAAACCGGCTACCGGCCACACGCCGCCCACGACCGGGCCGAGCAGCGCCGCCCACGACCCAAGACCGGCAAAATCGAAGCCAGTCCCGTGCTGCGGGCCCTGATCGAGGCCATGCTCGAACGCAGATGCAGCCCCGAACAGATCAGCCGGCGGCTACGCCGCGACTTTCCCGACCGAGACGAGCTGCACGTGACCCACGAAACGATCTACCAGGCGCTGTACGTCCAGGGCCGGGGCGCGTTGCGCCGGGAGCTGACCACCGCGCTACGCACCGGCCGCGCACTGCGCCGCCCCCGCCGCCAACCCGACCAGCGCCAGTCACGCTTCACCACCCCCATGATCATGATCAGCGACCGGCCCGCCGAGGCCGACGACCGCGCCGTACCCGGACACTGGGAAGGCGACCTGGTCATCGGCAAGGACAACGGCTCGGCGATCGGCACCCTCGTCGAGCGCGCCACCCGCTACGTCCTGCTCGTCCACCTGCCCGACGGCCGCACCGCCGCCCACGTCCGAGACGGGCTCCTAGCCACCATCGCGACCCTGCCCAACCACCTCAAACGGTCCCTGACCTGGGACCAAGGCGCCGAGATGGCACTACACCACCAGTTCGCCACCATCGCCGACATGCCCGTCTACTTCTGCGAACCCCACTCACCCTGGCAGCGAGGCTCCAACGAGAACACCAACGGTCTGCTACGCCAGTACTTCCCCAAAGGAACAGACCTGTCCACACACAGCGCCGAACACCTCGCCGCCGTCGCCGCCGAACTCAACTCACGCCCACGCAAAACGCTCGGCTGGGACACCCCAGCCGAGCGATTCGCCAAACTACTCAGCACCACCAACTAA
- a CDS encoding iron-containing alcohol dehydrogenase family protein, translating to MPLLTRSVQTPLSIDVRRGAVAGLASLLADRRISSGGDVAVVVGPGQGERIVDLIGPSLDRAEFINIEGGTLESALDLGQRLRGRNYDAVVGIGGGRTIDTTKYAASRYGIPMVSVATSLANDGIASPIATLDHDGGRPSYGVHIPLAVVVDLDFVEAGPDRQTRSGIGETLSNVSAIADWELAHRVRGEPVDGLAVAMARSGAEAVINHPGDATDDGFVTLLAEALITTGLAMAICGTSRPSSGGCHEISHALDILRPGTAAHGEQCGVGALFCTYLRASVDKVHEARFAQLSACLKRHGLPRTPVDLGISNEQFVDAVEFAPRTRPDRYTILEHLDLSRDELGERVADYADAVH from the coding sequence ATGCCACTACTGACCCGCTCGGTGCAGACTCCGCTGAGCATCGACGTCCGGCGGGGCGCCGTCGCGGGCCTGGCCTCGCTGCTGGCCGACCGGCGCATCTCCTCCGGCGGCGACGTGGCGGTCGTGGTCGGCCCGGGTCAAGGAGAGCGGATCGTCGACCTGATCGGGCCCTCGCTGGACCGCGCCGAGTTCATCAACATCGAGGGCGGCACCCTCGAATCCGCGCTCGACCTCGGCCAGCGGCTGCGCGGGCGCAACTACGACGCGGTCGTCGGCATCGGCGGCGGCCGGACCATCGACACCACCAAGTACGCGGCCTCCCGGTACGGCATACCGATGGTCAGCGTGGCGACCAGCCTCGCCAACGACGGCATCGCCTCCCCCATCGCGACGCTCGACCACGACGGCGGCCGGCCCTCCTACGGCGTGCACATCCCGCTGGCCGTGGTGGTGGATCTCGACTTCGTCGAGGCCGGGCCGGACCGGCAGACCCGCTCCGGCATCGGCGAGACGCTGAGCAACGTCAGCGCCATCGCCGACTGGGAACTGGCGCACCGGGTGCGCGGCGAGCCCGTCGACGGCCTCGCCGTGGCGATGGCCCGTTCCGGAGCCGAAGCGGTGATCAACCACCCGGGTGACGCCACCGACGACGGCTTCGTGACGCTGCTCGCCGAAGCGCTGATCACCACCGGCCTGGCCATGGCCATCTGCGGCACGTCCCGCCCGTCCAGCGGTGGCTGCCACGAGATCTCGCACGCGCTGGACATCCTCCGGCCGGGCACCGCGGCGCACGGCGAGCAGTGCGGCGTCGGCGCCCTGTTCTGCACCTACCTGCGGGCGTCCGTCGACAAGGTGCACGAGGCCCGGTTCGCCCAGCTCAGCGCCTGCCTGAAGCGGCACGGGCTGCCGCGTACGCCGGTCGACCTCGGCATCAGCAACGAGCAGTTCGTCGACGCGGTCGAGTTCGCCCCGCGCACCCGGCCCGACCGGTACACCATCCTCGAACACCTCGACCTCAGCCGCGACGAGCTGGGTGAGCGGGTGGCAGACTACGCGGATGCCGTCCACTGA
- a CDS encoding sugar phosphate nucleotidyltransferase, producing the protein MIGMVLAAGAGRRLRPYTDTLPKALVPVDGETTIFDIALRNLAKVGLTEVVVVVGYRAEAVEARQAALESKYGVTLTLVHNDKAEEWNNAYSLWLAREHFARGVLLVNGDTVHPVSVEQTLLTAMASDEHADAGIVLALDDHKTLADEEMKAIFTADGKLAKITKLMDPATAHGEYIGATLIRPEAAAALADALQATFERDPNLYYEDGYQELANRGGVIRGASIGQIPWVEVDNHADLARAREIACHY; encoded by the coding sequence ATGATCGGGATGGTGCTGGCCGCGGGCGCTGGACGCCGGCTGCGCCCCTACACCGACACGCTGCCCAAGGCCCTGGTGCCGGTGGACGGCGAAACGACGATCTTCGACATCGCCCTGCGCAACCTGGCGAAGGTCGGGCTCACCGAGGTCGTGGTCGTGGTGGGCTACCGCGCCGAGGCCGTCGAGGCCCGCCAGGCGGCGCTGGAGAGCAAGTACGGCGTCACCCTCACCCTCGTGCACAACGACAAGGCCGAGGAGTGGAACAACGCGTACTCCCTCTGGCTGGCCCGTGAGCACTTCGCCCGGGGCGTGCTGCTGGTCAACGGCGACACCGTGCACCCGGTCTCGGTCGAGCAGACCCTGCTGACCGCCATGGCCAGCGACGAGCACGCCGACGCCGGCATCGTGCTGGCGCTCGACGACCACAAGACGCTCGCCGACGAGGAGATGAAGGCGATCTTCACGGCGGACGGCAAGCTCGCGAAGATCACCAAGCTGATGGACCCCGCCACCGCGCACGGGGAGTACATCGGCGCGACGCTGATCCGGCCCGAGGCCGCCGCGGCGCTGGCCGACGCGCTGCAGGCCACGTTCGAGCGGGACCCCAACCTCTACTACGAGGACGGCTACCAGGAGCTGGCGAACCGGGGCGGGGTCATCCGCGGCGCGTCGATCGGGCAGATCCCCTGGGTCGAGGTCGACAACCACGCCGACCTGGCCCGCGCGCGGGAGATCGCATGCCACTACTGA
- a CDS encoding CBS domain-containing protein yields the protein MHVREAMSKPVLMVGPQHTLRQAAQLMAMRRVGSAIVIDPDGEGLGIMTERDVLNAIGSGLDPDVEQCANHITWDVVYAAPHWSLEEAAMAMARGGFRHLVVLDGDEVLGIISVRDLMRVWALRRAEAAASV from the coding sequence ATGCATGTTCGTGAGGCGATGAGCAAGCCGGTCCTGATGGTCGGCCCACAGCACACGTTGCGCCAGGCGGCTCAGCTCATGGCGATGCGCCGGGTGGGTTCGGCGATCGTGATAGACCCGGACGGTGAGGGTCTCGGCATCATGACCGAGCGCGACGTCCTCAACGCCATCGGCTCCGGCCTCGACCCGGATGTGGAGCAGTGCGCCAACCACATCACCTGGGACGTCGTCTACGCCGCGCCGCACTGGAGCCTCGAGGAGGCTGCCATGGCGATGGCCCGGGGCGGGTTCCGCCACCTGGTCGTCCTCGACGGTGACGAGGTGCTCGGCATCATCTCGGTCCGCGACCTGATGCGGGTCTGGGCGCTGCGACGCGCCGAGGCCGCCGCCTCCGTCTGA
- a CDS encoding ATP-binding protein gives MLAKPDNVFDRTAEWAALARFAGSPAASARFGVVSGRRRQGKTFLLDALARATGGFYFAATEDTELESLRRFGRALAARAGSGGEFQLHNWEDALRQLYAVVPDGLIIIDELPYLLAASPALASQLQQVLDPGGLARDTTSKLLVCGSAMAVMGGLLSGNAPLRGRASLELVVPPMDYRTAAEFWGVLDQPELAVLLHSVVGGTPAYRHEFVHSDAPADLADFGDWVIRTVLNPSVPLFREARYLLAEETGARDTPLYHGVLGAIALGHNTRGGIAGYLERPSTNISHPLTVLEDCGLVSKEPDAFRTGRSTYRIAEPLITFYSAVMRRNWSFLERGMAEQAWQAGQETFRAQVAGPHFEQLCREYALRNAVVLFGGPPSTVAAGTVADPAARSQIQVDVAVLGTEGQVLSLGEAKWKQTMGLPHLDRLHRARDLLAAKGHRTSGTRLACYSGAGFTPDLLRAAETENILLVDLPALYAQP, from the coding sequence ATGCTCGCGAAACCTGACAACGTCTTCGACCGCACCGCCGAGTGGGCGGCACTTGCCCGTTTCGCCGGGTCCCCTGCCGCCAGTGCCCGGTTCGGCGTGGTCAGCGGCAGGCGGCGGCAGGGCAAGACGTTCCTCCTCGATGCGCTGGCGCGAGCGACAGGTGGCTTCTACTTCGCGGCGACCGAGGACACCGAGCTGGAGTCTCTGCGCCGGTTCGGCCGAGCGCTGGCCGCTCGCGCCGGTTCGGGCGGCGAGTTCCAGCTGCACAACTGGGAGGACGCGCTGCGGCAGCTGTACGCCGTGGTGCCTGATGGTTTGATCATCATCGACGAGCTGCCCTACCTCCTGGCGGCCAGCCCGGCCCTGGCCTCACAGCTCCAGCAGGTGCTGGACCCCGGCGGACTCGCCCGCGACACCACGTCGAAGCTGCTGGTCTGTGGTTCGGCGATGGCGGTGATGGGCGGCCTGCTGAGCGGCAACGCCCCATTGCGAGGCCGGGCGAGCCTCGAACTGGTGGTGCCGCCCATGGACTACCGCACCGCGGCCGAGTTCTGGGGCGTGCTCGATCAACCGGAACTCGCCGTGCTGCTGCACAGCGTCGTCGGCGGCACACCGGCGTACCGGCACGAGTTCGTGCACTCCGACGCCCCGGCCGACCTCGCGGATTTCGGCGACTGGGTGATCCGCACCGTGCTCAACCCGTCCGTCCCGCTGTTCCGCGAGGCCCGCTACCTGCTGGCCGAGGAGACCGGGGCCCGGGACACCCCGCTCTACCACGGTGTCCTGGGCGCGATCGCGCTCGGCCACAACACCCGCGGCGGGATCGCGGGATACCTGGAGCGCCCGTCGACCAACATCAGCCACCCGCTGACCGTGCTCGAAGACTGCGGGCTGGTGTCCAAGGAGCCCGACGCCTTCCGCACCGGGCGCTCGACGTACCGGATCGCGGAGCCTCTGATCACGTTCTACTCAGCGGTGATGCGACGCAACTGGAGCTTCCTGGAGCGCGGCATGGCCGAGCAGGCCTGGCAGGCCGGCCAGGAGACCTTCCGCGCACAGGTCGCCGGGCCGCACTTCGAGCAGCTGTGCCGGGAGTACGCCCTGCGCAACGCGGTGGTCCTGTTCGGCGGGCCACCGAGCACGGTCGCGGCCGGCACGGTCGCCGATCCGGCGGCCCGGTCGCAGATCCAGGTCGACGTCGCGGTGCTGGGCACCGAGGGGCAGGTGCTCTCGCTCGGCGAGGCCAAGTGGAAGCAGACCATGGGCCTGCCCCACCTGGACCGACTGCACCGGGCCCGTGACCTGCTGGCCGCCAAGGGCCACCGGACCAGCGGCACCCGCCTGGCCTGCTACAGCGGCGCCGGCTTCACGCCCGATCTGCTACGTGCCGCCGAGACCGAGAACATCCTTCTGGTCGACCTTCCGGCGCTCTACGCCCAACCGTGA
- a CDS encoding PLP-dependent aminotransferase family protein: MTAEQLISFARGAPSLDIVDVEGLSAAAVRAFATDPAGLTAYGNSYGYGPLRKWIAAKHGVAVDQVLITNGSLQADAFLFNHLVKPGDHVVVEKPTYDRTLLNLQNLGAVVHQVTLHPDGIDTAELRALLESGVRPKLAHIIPNYQNPAGVTLSEAKRHELLALAQEFGFTIFEDDPYVDIRFRGEALPTMLSLDTAGVVVHASSFTKTVCPGVRVGYLVGDKALIDAIAGKATNLYISAGQVAQGIVYEFCASGDIDRSVATVSAALAERATVLAESLRKRIDGVSFTEPDGGYFLWIELPADVHVDKLLPAAAERGVAVVKGSDFLLEGGENSLRLAFSAVTADQIDEGVRRLAEAIDAIRG, encoded by the coding sequence ATGACCGCCGAGCAGCTCATCTCGTTCGCCCGGGGCGCTCCGAGCCTCGACATCGTCGATGTCGAAGGGCTCAGCGCCGCGGCTGTCCGCGCCTTCGCCACCGACCCGGCCGGCCTCACCGCGTACGGCAACTCCTACGGCTACGGCCCGCTCCGCAAGTGGATCGCGGCCAAGCACGGGGTGGCCGTCGACCAGGTGCTGATCACCAACGGCTCCCTGCAGGCCGACGCGTTCCTCTTCAACCACCTCGTCAAGCCCGGTGACCACGTCGTGGTGGAGAAGCCGACCTACGACCGGACGCTGCTGAACCTGCAGAACCTCGGCGCGGTCGTGCACCAGGTGACGCTGCACCCGGACGGCATCGACACCGCCGAGCTGCGCGCCCTGCTGGAGTCGGGGGTGCGGCCGAAGCTCGCGCACATCATCCCGAACTACCAGAACCCCGCGGGCGTGACGCTGTCCGAGGCCAAGCGGCACGAGCTGCTCGCGCTGGCACAGGAGTTCGGCTTCACGATCTTCGAGGACGACCCGTACGTCGACATCCGCTTCCGCGGCGAGGCGCTGCCGACGATGCTGTCGCTGGACACCGCGGGCGTCGTCGTGCACGCCAGCTCCTTCACCAAGACGGTGTGCCCGGGGGTCCGGGTCGGCTACCTGGTCGGCGACAAGGCGTTGATCGACGCCATCGCGGGCAAGGCGACCAACCTCTACATCTCCGCGGGCCAGGTCGCGCAGGGCATCGTGTACGAGTTCTGCGCCTCCGGCGACATCGACCGTTCCGTGGCCACGGTCAGCGCCGCGCTGGCCGAGCGCGCCACGGTCCTGGCGGAGTCGCTGCGCAAGCGGATCGACGGGGTGTCGTTCACCGAGCCTGACGGTGGCTACTTCCTCTGGATCGAGCTGCCGGCCGACGTGCACGTCGACAAGCTGCTGCCGGCCGCCGCCGAGCGCGGCGTGGCCGTGGTGAAGGGTTCGGACTTCCTGTTGGAGGGCGGCGAGAACTCGCTGCGCCTGGCGTTCAGCGCGGTCACCGCCGACCAGATCGACGAGGGTGTACGCCGCCTCGCCGAGGCCATCGACGCCATTCGCGGTTGA
- the corA gene encoding magnesium/cobalt transporter CorA, producing the protein MRDDNGRRSSNGDRLTRAFTAPARVMGRLVGLSGDADAHPVPPQQGERRDAIVDCAIYLDGIRQPAAGDYREALALARRQRGAFVWLGLHAPDELQMAGIADAFGLHELAVEDVISAGQRPKLEQFGEVHFLALRAARYVEHKELTEHSEVVETGQIMLFIGPDFVISVRHGEACRLKPVREHLEARPELLKQGPWAVAYGVLDHVVDLYVEAADGISQDVDLIEESVFARDSSGRMQRIYQLKRELVEFKRAVLPLQRPLQLLIGDTPEVTKELRKYFRDVQDHLARVVDQVSSFDDLLISIMQARLAQVTVDQNNDMRKVAAWASIAAVITAIAGIYGMNFDFMPETTWKYGYPMALSVMLAASYAVYRMLRRSGWL; encoded by the coding sequence ATGCGAGACGACAACGGCCGGCGATCCTCCAACGGTGATCGCCTGACCCGCGCCTTCACCGCCCCCGCCCGGGTGATGGGCCGCCTGGTCGGGCTGAGCGGCGACGCCGACGCCCACCCCGTGCCCCCGCAGCAGGGCGAGCGCCGCGACGCGATCGTGGACTGCGCCATCTACCTCGACGGCATCCGCCAGCCGGCGGCCGGTGACTACCGGGAGGCGCTGGCGCTGGCGCGGCGGCAGCGGGGCGCGTTCGTGTGGCTGGGCCTGCACGCCCCCGACGAGCTGCAGATGGCGGGCATCGCCGACGCGTTCGGCCTGCACGAGCTGGCCGTGGAGGACGTGATCAGCGCGGGGCAGCGGCCCAAGCTGGAGCAGTTCGGCGAGGTGCACTTCCTGGCCCTGCGGGCGGCGCGCTACGTCGAGCACAAGGAGCTGACCGAGCACTCCGAGGTGGTGGAGACCGGTCAGATCATGCTGTTCATCGGGCCCGACTTCGTGATCTCCGTACGCCATGGCGAGGCCTGCCGGCTCAAGCCCGTGCGCGAGCACCTGGAGGCGCGGCCCGAACTGCTCAAGCAGGGGCCCTGGGCGGTGGCCTACGGGGTGCTCGACCACGTGGTCGACCTCTACGTCGAGGCCGCCGACGGGATCAGCCAGGACGTCGACCTGATCGAGGAGAGCGTCTTCGCTCGCGACTCCAGCGGCCGGATGCAGCGCATCTACCAGCTCAAGCGGGAACTGGTCGAGTTCAAGCGGGCGGTGCTGCCGCTGCAGCGGCCCCTGCAGCTGCTGATCGGCGACACCCCCGAGGTCACCAAGGAACTGCGCAAGTACTTCCGGGACGTGCAGGACCACCTGGCGCGCGTGGTCGACCAGGTCAGCTCCTTCGACGACCTGCTGATCTCGATCATGCAGGCGCGGTTGGCGCAGGTGACCGTCGACCAGAACAACGACATGCGCAAGGTCGCCGCTTGGGCGAGTATCGCCGCGGTCATCACCGCGATCGCGGGCATCTACGGCATGAACTTCGACTTCATGCCGGAGACCACCTGGAAGTACGGCTACCCGATGGCGCTGTCCGTGATGCTGGCCGCCTCCTACGCCGTCTACCGCATGCTCCGCCGCTCCGGCTGGCTGTGA
- a CDS encoding Fpg/Nei family DNA glycosylase: protein MPELPEVEALAAYLRERAVGQRVERVDVSAISALKTFDPPLSATHGLTITGAGRHGKFLDIELGDLHLVIHLARAGWLHYRDALPDTLLKPGSGPIALRVRLGDGSGFDLTEAGTRKKLSAYLVTDVNQVPGIARLGPDALGLDQAGLTELLRPLNSQIKGVLRDQQVLSGIGNAYSDEILHVARLSPYARADRLTPEQLESLHSAIQQVLTEALERSVGQKAATLKAEKRAGLRVHGRTGQPCPVCGDTVREVSFADSSLQYCPTCQTGGKPLADRRLSKLLR, encoded by the coding sequence GTGCCCGAGTTGCCCGAGGTGGAGGCGCTCGCCGCGTACCTGCGCGAGCGAGCGGTAGGCCAGCGCGTCGAGCGGGTCGACGTGTCGGCGATCAGCGCCCTCAAGACGTTCGACCCGCCCCTGTCCGCGACCCACGGACTGACGATCACCGGTGCCGGCCGGCACGGCAAGTTCCTCGACATCGAGCTCGGGGACCTGCACCTGGTGATCCACCTGGCCCGTGCCGGCTGGCTGCACTACCGCGACGCGCTGCCGGACACGCTGCTCAAACCGGGCAGCGGGCCGATCGCGCTGCGGGTGCGGCTGGGCGACGGGTCGGGCTTCGACCTGACCGAGGCCGGCACCCGCAAGAAGCTCTCCGCGTATCTGGTGACCGACGTGAACCAGGTGCCCGGCATCGCCCGGCTCGGTCCGGACGCGCTGGGCCTGGACCAGGCGGGCCTGACCGAGCTGCTGCGCCCCCTCAACTCTCAGATCAAGGGGGTGCTGCGGGACCAGCAGGTGCTCTCCGGGATCGGCAACGCGTACTCCGACGAGATCCTGCACGTGGCGCGGCTGTCGCCGTACGCGCGGGCAGACCGGCTGACACCTGAGCAGCTGGAGAGTCTGCACAGCGCGATCCAGCAGGTGCTGACGGAGGCGCTGGAGCGCTCAGTGGGGCAGAAGGCGGCCACGCTGAAGGCGGAGAAGCGGGCCGGCCTGCGGGTGCACGGCAGGACTGGGCAGCCCTGTCCGGTCTGCGGCGATACGGTGCGTGAGGTGTCGTTCGCCGATTCCAGCCTGCAGTACTGCCCCACCTGTCAAACCGGTGGAAAACCGCTCGCAGACCGCCGACTTTCCAAACTCCTGCGCTAG